In Agromyces archimandritae, one genomic interval encodes:
- a CDS encoding TetR/AcrR family transcriptional regulator has translation MAEGRRGAARSETARLAILEATARQFAGSGFDHLTMEGIAADAGVGKQTIYRWWPSKAALVAEALIEGMLLPDRFVPADTGDIRRDLADWLDDLFAFVGDPAHDTLVRSLFAVAIEHADVGTRLRENLGTSLVAARMDSAVAAGQIPPDAPRTEIVELLVGGVVFRILNRTPITPDTSGRLVAAVLGA, from the coding sequence ATGGCGGAGGGACGGCGCGGTGCCGCGCGGAGCGAGACGGCTCGCCTCGCGATCCTCGAAGCGACCGCCCGCCAATTCGCCGGCAGCGGCTTCGACCACCTCACCATGGAGGGCATCGCCGCCGACGCCGGCGTCGGCAAACAGACCATCTACCGGTGGTGGCCCTCCAAGGCCGCGCTCGTGGCCGAGGCCCTCATCGAGGGCATGCTGCTGCCCGACCGCTTCGTGCCCGCCGACACCGGAGACATCCGCCGCGACCTCGCCGACTGGCTCGACGACCTCTTCGCCTTCGTCGGCGACCCCGCCCACGACACCCTCGTGCGATCCCTCTTCGCCGTCGCCATCGAACACGCCGACGTCGGCACCCGGCTCCGCGAGAACCTCGGCACCTCCCTCGTCGCCGCCCGCATGGACTCCGCCGTCGCCGCCGGCCAGATCCCGCCCGACGCCCCCCGCACAGAGATCGTCGAACTCCTCGTCGGCGGCGTCGTGTTCCGCATCCTGAACCGCACCCCGATCACCCCCGACACCTCCGGACGCCTCGTCGCGGCGGTGCTGGGAGCCTGA
- a CDS encoding MMPL family transporter, giving the protein MAELLYRLGTFAARRGWVVIGSWIAVLAIAAGGFLIGFKGLATSFDIPGTASGEVIAELEEQLPDFAGASGTVVFETEDGEAFTEAQKDAIGALVDDADGLPDVSGVVDPFDTEAERAEQAAKLADGRTQIADGEAQLDAGQAQLDAGLAQLDDAQAQLDAGREQATAAGFPTDELDAQQAALDAQREAVAGQQAELDDARAELETQQQRLDDGAELLGFADGIRMVSEDGSAALVNVAFTEPRLELEQASKDAVIDHFESEPIDGVTVSFSTDIAQGVPKIIGVGEVVGVAFAAVVLLVMLGSIIAAALPIVTALVGVAIGALGALAFSGVVQMASVTPILGVMLGLAVGIDYSLFIINRHRKQLLEGAEPIESIGLANGTAGNAVVFAGTTVIVALLALNVTGVPFLGLMGTVGAISVLIAVLIAVTMTPAILGLLGIRVLGKRARARIGQVHHEDAKAKPMRTWRAIGTVLVSAAALLAIAVPALDMRVGLPDGSSEPADSASYRAFMTTEESFGAGANGPLLVTASLPSGLDDDAVDAAQLEVARTLSEQPDVTAVAPIAVSEDGELAAFQVIPAEGPNAASTDALVRELRELPAIDGDIELGVAGQAAINIDISENLLDVLPLYLAVVVGISLLIMILVFRSILVPLIATGGFVLSLFATYGAVVALFQFGWGADALGIHTGPILSFLPVILVGILFGLAMDYQLFLATGMREAYVHGAPARLAVARGFRAGRSVVIAAGLIMISVFGGFVFAESTMIRSIGFGLAFGVLVDAFVVRMLLMPALMHLLGRSAWWIPKWLDRILPDVDVEGAALERRHHATPAA; this is encoded by the coding sequence ATGGCGGAACTGCTCTACCGGCTCGGCACCTTCGCGGCACGCCGCGGCTGGGTCGTGATCGGGTCGTGGATCGCGGTGCTCGCGATCGCCGCCGGCGGCTTCCTCATCGGGTTCAAGGGGCTCGCGACGAGCTTCGACATCCCCGGCACCGCCTCGGGCGAGGTCATCGCCGAGCTCGAGGAGCAGCTGCCCGACTTCGCCGGGGCATCCGGAACCGTCGTGTTCGAGACGGAGGACGGCGAAGCGTTCACCGAGGCGCAGAAGGACGCGATCGGCGCACTCGTCGACGACGCCGACGGGCTGCCGGACGTCTCGGGGGTCGTCGACCCCTTCGACACCGAGGCGGAGCGGGCCGAGCAGGCTGCGAAGCTCGCCGACGGCCGCACGCAGATCGCCGACGGCGAGGCGCAGCTGGATGCCGGGCAGGCACAGCTCGACGCGGGCCTCGCCCAGCTCGACGACGCGCAGGCGCAGCTCGACGCCGGGCGCGAGCAGGCCACGGCCGCCGGCTTCCCCACCGACGAGCTCGACGCCCAGCAGGCCGCGCTCGACGCGCAGCGCGAGGCCGTCGCCGGCCAGCAGGCCGAGCTGGACGATGCTCGCGCCGAGCTCGAGACGCAGCAGCAGCGCCTGGACGACGGCGCAGAACTGCTCGGCTTCGCCGACGGCATCCGCATGGTCTCCGAAGACGGCTCGGCCGCGCTCGTGAACGTCGCCTTCACCGAACCCCGCCTCGAACTCGAGCAGGCCTCGAAGGATGCGGTCATCGACCACTTCGAATCCGAGCCGATCGACGGGGTGACCGTGTCGTTCTCGACCGACATCGCCCAGGGCGTGCCGAAGATCATCGGCGTCGGCGAGGTCGTCGGCGTCGCCTTCGCCGCCGTCGTGCTGCTCGTCATGCTCGGCTCGATCATCGCCGCCGCCCTGCCGATCGTCACCGCGCTCGTCGGCGTCGCCATCGGCGCCCTCGGTGCGCTGGCGTTCTCGGGGGTGGTGCAGATGGCATCCGTCACCCCGATCCTCGGGGTCATGCTGGGCCTGGCCGTCGGCATCGACTATTCGCTGTTCATCATCAACCGGCATCGCAAGCAGCTGCTCGAGGGCGCCGAACCGATCGAGTCGATCGGGCTCGCGAACGGCACCGCCGGCAACGCGGTCGTCTTCGCCGGCACCACGGTGATCGTCGCCCTCCTCGCCCTGAACGTCACCGGGGTGCCGTTCCTCGGCCTGATGGGCACGGTCGGTGCGATCAGCGTGCTCATCGCCGTCCTCATCGCGGTCACCATGACGCCGGCGATCCTGGGGCTCCTCGGCATCCGCGTGCTCGGCAAGCGCGCCCGCGCCCGCATCGGGCAGGTGCATCACGAGGATGCGAAGGCGAAGCCGATGCGCACCTGGCGTGCGATCGGCACGGTGCTGGTGTCGGCGGCGGCGCTGCTGGCGATCGCGGTGCCGGCCCTCGACATGCGCGTCGGCCTTCCCGACGGGTCTTCCGAGCCGGCCGATTCCGCCTCCTACCGGGCGTTCATGACGACCGAGGAGTCGTTCGGGGCCGGTGCGAACGGCCCGCTGCTGGTGACGGCGTCCCTGCCGTCCGGTCTCGACGACGACGCGGTGGATGCCGCGCAGCTCGAGGTGGCCCGCACCCTGTCCGAGCAGCCGGATGTGACGGCCGTCGCCCCGATCGCCGTGTCGGAGGACGGCGAGCTCGCCGCCTTCCAGGTGATCCCGGCGGAGGGGCCGAACGCGGCATCCACCGACGCCCTCGTGCGGGAGCTGCGGGAGCTGCCCGCGATCGACGGCGACATCGAGCTCGGCGTCGCCGGCCAGGCGGCGATCAACATCGACATCTCCGAGAACCTGCTCGACGTGCTGCCCCTCTATCTCGCGGTCGTCGTCGGCATCTCGCTGCTCATCATGATCCTCGTGTTCCGCTCGATCCTGGTGCCGCTCATCGCGACCGGCGGCTTCGTGCTGTCGCTGTTCGCGACGTACGGCGCGGTCGTCGCTCTGTTCCAGTTCGGGTGGGGGGCGGATGCCCTGGGCATCCACACCGGCCCGATCCTGAGCTTCCTGCCCGTCATCCTCGTCGGCATCCTCTTCGGCCTCGCGATGGACTACCAGTTGTTCCTCGCGACCGGCATGCGCGAGGCGTACGTGCACGGGGCTCCGGCCAGGCTCGCGGTCGCGCGCGGCTTCCGCGCGGGGCGGTCGGTGGTGATCGCGGCGGGTCTCATCATGATCTCGGTGTTCGGCGGGTTCGTGTTCGCCGAGTCGACGATGATCCGCTCGATCGGCTTCGGCCTCGCGTTCGGCGTGCTCGTGGATGCGTTCGTCGTGCGGATGCTGCTGATGCCGGCGCTCATGCACCTGCTGGGCCGGTCGGCGTGGTGGATCCCGAAGTGGCTGGATCGCATCCTGCCCGATGTGGATGTCGAGGGTGCAGCCCTCGAGCGGCGGCACCACGCGACGCCCGCGGCATAG
- a CDS encoding universal stress protein, translating into MTASGPVVVGVLAGERHDPVVVRAAEFARRFDAALVVATVDPARYAVDEHPDGSVRSASVDPDLPDEREETPDAAYAEHVRELAGGVDAEARALVGEPAHALARLAERLGAQMIVVGTRERSVLASVQRFFAGSVGARLAHVQPLPVVVIPLDPAGDGERLPWDEG; encoded by the coding sequence ATGACGGCATCCGGCCCCGTGGTCGTCGGCGTCCTCGCCGGCGAGCGGCACGACCCCGTCGTCGTCCGCGCCGCGGAGTTCGCCCGCCGTTTCGACGCCGCGCTCGTCGTCGCGACGGTCGACCCGGCCCGGTACGCCGTCGACGAGCACCCCGACGGCTCGGTGCGTTCGGCATCCGTCGACCCCGACCTGCCCGACGAGCGCGAAGAGACCCCGGATGCCGCATACGCCGAGCATGTCCGCGAGCTCGCGGGCGGGGTGGATGCCGAGGCGCGCGCCCTCGTCGGCGAGCCGGCCCATGCGCTCGCCCGCCTCGCCGAGCGGCTCGGGGCGCAGATGATCGTCGTCGGCACCCGTGAGCGTTCCGTGCTCGCCTCGGTGCAGCGCTTCTTCGCGGGCTCGGTGGGTGCGCGTCTCGCGCATGTCCAGCCGCTGCCGGTCGTCGTCATCCCCCTCGACCCGGCCGGCGACGGCGAGCGCCTCCCCTGGGACGAGGGGTGA
- a CDS encoding fluoride efflux transporter FluC, producing MTAGLGRSALLVAAGGTLGSAARIGIGLLLPASGGMPWATLTVNLVGAFVLGALLEVLRRRGPDEGRRRALRLAAGTGFCGGFTTYSAFAVESVRLLESAPVLGVVYILATLLAGAAATLAGFGLGGWMHGRTERRRPA from the coding sequence GTGACGGCGGGCCTCGGCCGCTCGGCGCTGCTCGTCGCGGCCGGCGGCACGCTCGGCTCGGCGGCCCGCATCGGCATCGGTCTGCTGCTGCCGGCGAGCGGCGGGATGCCGTGGGCGACGCTCACGGTGAACCTCGTCGGGGCGTTCGTGCTGGGGGCGCTGCTCGAGGTGCTCCGGCGGCGCGGACCCGACGAGGGGCGGCGGCGCGCGTTGCGGCTCGCGGCGGGCACGGGCTTCTGCGGCGGCTTCACGACGTACAGCGCGTTCGCGGTCGAGTCGGTGCGGTTGCTGGAGTCGGCGCCGGTGCTCGGCGTCGTCTACATCCTCGCGACCCTGCTGGCGGGTGCGGCGGCGACGCTGGCCGGCTTCGGCCTCGGCGGGTGGATGCACGGGCGCACCGAACGGCGGCGGCCCGCGTGA
- the crcB gene encoding fluoride efflux transporter CrcB, whose protein sequence is MSPLLVLLASLAGGIGAACRYLMDEGVRRLVRVGFPLGTLLVNIVGSFLLGLLTGLGERGIPDPELAVVLGTGFLGGYTTFSTASAETVRLFLERRRLAAVLNGAGMFLLCGAAALAGLALGRAL, encoded by the coding sequence GTGAGCCCGCTGCTGGTCCTCCTGGCCTCGCTCGCCGGCGGCATCGGCGCGGCGTGCCGGTATCTGATGGACGAGGGGGTGCGGCGCCTCGTCCGCGTCGGGTTCCCGCTCGGCACCCTGCTCGTGAACATCGTCGGCTCGTTCCTGCTCGGGCTGCTGACGGGTCTCGGCGAGCGCGGCATCCCGGACCCGGAGCTGGCCGTGGTGCTCGGCACGGGCTTCCTCGGCGGGTACACGACGTTCAGCACGGCGAGCGCCGAGACGGTGCGGCTCTTCCTGGAGCGTCGCCGGCTCGCCGCGGTGCTGAACGGCGCCGGCATGTTCCTGCTCTGCGGCGCCGCGGCCCTCGCCGGCCTCGCCCTCGGCCGGGCGTTATAG
- a CDS encoding type II toxin-antitoxin system Phd/YefM family antitoxin has translation MKTVSVGELRQNPTDALNRVSDGETLVIVKHRRPIADLVPHVRRTGVPAAEAFAALSRVAFDPGMADDIGDARRRADRDYWAD, from the coding sequence ATGAAGACCGTCTCCGTCGGCGAACTCCGCCAGAACCCGACTGATGCCCTGAATCGCGTGAGCGACGGCGAGACGCTCGTGATCGTGAAGCATCGGCGACCGATCGCAGACCTGGTCCCGCATGTACGCCGAACCGGCGTCCCAGCCGCCGAGGCCTTCGCCGCGCTCAGCCGCGTGGCCTTCGATCCGGGAATGGCGGACGATATCGGCGATGCGCGCCGCCGTGCGGACCGCGACTACTGGGCCGACTGA
- a CDS encoding PIN domain-containing protein, producing the protein MHALLDTSVIIALTQEHTQIDGSVFDTVSIASLSYAELQLGVAVAGSRSTMRRRALALDSVRDIFGAGLPFDDRAATVFGRFATAIIERKGDPKANRTDRMIAAVAAAHDLALVTLNARDVALLDREMQIIDASTMSGSAPPPTSP; encoded by the coding sequence GTGCACGCCCTACTCGATACTTCGGTCATCATCGCGCTCACACAAGAACACACCCAGATCGACGGCAGTGTCTTCGACACGGTCTCGATCGCTTCTCTGAGCTACGCCGAACTCCAGCTCGGCGTCGCCGTCGCGGGATCGCGAAGCACAATGCGTCGGCGAGCCCTTGCGCTCGACTCCGTTCGAGACATCTTCGGTGCCGGCCTCCCCTTCGATGATCGGGCCGCGACCGTGTTCGGCCGCTTCGCCACGGCGATCATCGAGCGGAAGGGAGATCCGAAGGCGAACCGCACCGATCGTATGATTGCGGCCGTAGCGGCCGCCCATGACCTCGCTCTCGTCACCCTGAATGCTCGGGACGTCGCCTTGCTCGATCGGGAGATGCAGATCATCGACGCATCGACCATGTCCGGTTCAGCTCCCCCACCGACCTCCCCCTGA
- a CDS encoding SCO4848 family membrane protein → MILAVVLLAANAVFNLVAWPRFYPRIAADPRARDADGRRTPFYTVHLVLIVIGIVLGVASAVTAALLLI, encoded by the coding sequence TTGATCCTCGCCGTGGTGCTGCTGGCGGCGAACGCCGTGTTCAATCTCGTCGCGTGGCCGCGGTTCTATCCGCGTATCGCCGCCGATCCCAGGGCGCGTGACGCCGACGGGCGGCGCACGCCGTTCTACACCGTGCATCTGGTGCTGATCGTGATCGGCATCGTGCTGGGCGTCGCTTCGGCCGTGACGGCGGCGCTCCTCCTCATCTGA
- a CDS encoding MaoC family dehydratase, translating into MSIAAASPAALADAVGTRIAGDWFEIDQARIQAFADATCDHQWIHLDEARAAAGPFGATIAHGYLTLSLIPHLTAGHLDVAGTAMVVNYGLDRVRFLQPVTSGSRVRAVSELTGVQPGPQGVRAAVTVTIEIEGADRPALIAETVALFVPEA; encoded by the coding sequence ATGAGCATCGCAGCCGCCTCGCCCGCCGCCCTCGCCGACGCCGTCGGCACGCGGATCGCCGGCGACTGGTTCGAGATCGACCAGGCCCGCATCCAGGCGTTCGCCGACGCCACCTGCGACCACCAGTGGATCCACCTCGACGAGGCCCGCGCCGCCGCCGGCCCCTTCGGGGCGACCATCGCCCACGGCTACCTGACGCTCTCGCTCATCCCGCACCTCACCGCCGGCCACCTCGACGTCGCCGGAACCGCCATGGTCGTCAACTACGGCCTCGACCGGGTGCGGTTCCTGCAACCGGTCACGAGCGGCTCCCGCGTGCGCGCCGTCTCGGAACTCACCGGCGTCCAGCCCGGGCCGCAGGGCGTGCGGGCCGCCGTGACCGTCACGATCGAGATCGAGGGGGCGGATCGCCCGGCGCTCATCGCCGAGACCGTCGCGCTGTTCGTGCCGGAGGCGTGA
- a CDS encoding SDR family oxidoreductase: protein MTRTAIVTGAARGIGAATARRLAADGCHVAVIDLDENTAAGTAAAIAAETPGIRTLGIGADVSDAAAVEAAVARVAAELGAPTVLVNNAGILRDNLLFKMSETDWDAVLGVHLRGAFLMSRAVQAHQVDAKWGRIVNLSSTSALGNRGQANYAAAKAGMQGFTKTLAIELGRFGVTANAVAPGFIETDMTRATAERMGVPFEDFLAAAAAEIPVGRAGTPEDIAAAVAFFCREDAGFVSGQVLYVAGGPRA from the coding sequence ATGACCCGAACCGCCATCGTCACCGGAGCCGCCCGCGGCATCGGCGCCGCAACCGCCCGCCGCCTCGCCGCCGACGGCTGCCACGTCGCCGTCATCGACCTCGACGAGAACACCGCCGCCGGCACCGCCGCAGCCATCGCGGCCGAGACCCCCGGCATCCGCACCCTCGGCATCGGCGCCGACGTGTCGGATGCCGCAGCCGTCGAAGCCGCCGTCGCCCGCGTCGCCGCCGAACTCGGCGCCCCGACCGTGCTCGTCAACAACGCCGGCATCCTCCGCGACAACCTGCTGTTCAAGATGAGCGAGACCGACTGGGATGCGGTGCTCGGCGTGCACCTGCGCGGCGCCTTCCTCATGAGCCGCGCGGTGCAGGCCCACCAGGTCGACGCGAAATGGGGGCGCATCGTGAACCTGTCGAGCACCTCGGCGCTCGGCAACCGCGGCCAGGCGAACTACGCCGCCGCCAAGGCCGGCATGCAGGGGTTCACGAAGACCCTCGCGATCGAACTCGGCCGTTTCGGCGTGACCGCGAACGCCGTCGCCCCCGGCTTCATCGAGACCGACATGACGCGCGCCACCGCCGAACGCATGGGCGTGCCCTTCGAGGACTTCCTCGCCGCCGCAGCAGCGGAAATCCCCGTCGGCCGCGCCGGCACGCCCGAGGACATCGCCGCAGCCGTCGCCTTCTTCTGCCGCGAAGACGCCGGATTCGTCTCCGGCCAGGTGCTCTACGTCGCCGGAGGGCCGCGCGCATGA
- a CDS encoding DUF2255 family protein gives MAWTADELERIGDAEELQVSSRRRDGSLRPFVTIWVVVVAGAVYIRSAYGPDNGWYRRAKAAGTGRIRAGGVERDVTFTPGDPAENEAVDGAYRDKYAAHPASIVATVVGEPAGSTTLRVSPES, from the coding sequence ATGGCCTGGACGGCGGACGAACTCGAACGCATCGGCGACGCCGAAGAACTGCAGGTCTCATCGAGGCGGCGCGACGGCAGTCTGCGCCCGTTCGTGACGATCTGGGTCGTCGTGGTCGCCGGCGCCGTCTACATCCGCTCGGCGTACGGCCCCGACAACGGCTGGTACCGGAGGGCGAAGGCGGCCGGCACGGGCCGCATCCGCGCGGGCGGCGTCGAACGCGACGTGACCTTCACCCCCGGCGACCCCGCCGAGAACGAAGCCGTCGACGGCGCCTACCGGGACAAGTACGCGGCGCACCCGGCGAGCATCGTCGCGACCGTCGTCGGCGAGCCGGCCGGATCCACCACGCTCCGTGTGAGCCCGGAGAGCTGA